The window CGTGCGCCTAAAGGGGGTGGCCCGGGTCTACGCCAAAGGGGAGGAAAGGGCCACGGTTTTCCTGAAGGATGGCCTCCAGGTGGACCTCCGGGTGGTCCCGCCGGAAAGCTTTGGCTCGGGCCTCCAGTACCTCACGGGGAGCAAGGACCACTCCATCCGCCTACGGGCCCTGGCCCAGGAAAAGGGCTTAAAGCTTTCCGAGTACGGGGTCTTCCGGGGGGAGGAACGCCTGGCGGGGGCCACGGAGGAGGAGGTCTACGCCGCCCTCGGCCTCCCCTGGATCCCGCCCCCCCTAAGGGAGAACCGGGGGGAGGTGGAGGCGGCCCTAAAGGGCGAGCTCCCCGTGCTCCTCGCCCCGGAGGACATCCGGGGGGACCTCCAGGTCCACTCCACCTATTCCGACGGCAAGAACACCCTGGAGGAGCTCTGGCGGGCGGCCAAGGCCCTGGGGTACGAGTACCTGGCGGTCACGGACCACTCCCCCGCGGTGCGGGTGGCGGGGGGGCCTTCCCCCGAGGCGGCCCTCAAGCGCATCGAGGCCATCCGCCGCTTCAACGAGACCCATGGGCCCCCCTACCTCCTCGCGGGGGCGGAGGTGGACATCCACAAGGACGGGGGCCTGGACTACCCCGACTGGGTCCTGAGGGAGCTGGATATCGTCCTCGTTTCCATCCACAGCCACTTCAAGCTCTCCAAGGCCGAGCAGACCAAAAGGCTCCTCAAGGCCCTGGAAAGCCCCTTCGTCCACGTCCTGGCCCACCCCACGGCCCGCCTCCTGGGCCGCCGCCCGCCTATAGAGGCGGACTGGGAGGCGGTCTTCGCCAAGGCGAGGGCCCAGGGGGTGGCGGTGGAGATTGACGGCTATTACGACCGCATGGACCTCCCCGACGACCTGGCCCGCCTGGCCTACGGGATGGGCCTTTGGGTGAGCCTCTCCACCGACGCCCACCAGACCGACCACCTGCGCTACATGGAGCTCGCGGTGGGCACGGCCCAAAGGGCCTGGATTGGTAAGGAGAGGGTCCTGAACACCCTTCCTTACGAGAAGCTCATGGCCTGGCTCAAAGCCCGGCGAGGCGTTTAGCTTCCTCCAGCACCTGGAGGAACATCTCCTTCGTGAGCCTGCCGGTCTGGGTGTTCTGGCGGGAGACGTGGTAGCTGTCCAGGAGGTATTTCCCCCCGGGGAGGGGGTGGATCCGGCCGTGGGCGAAGGGGAAATGGGCCTTTTTTAGCCCAAAGTGCTCCAGTAGGGCCTCGTGGGCGATATGGCCCAGGGCCAGGTAGACCCTGACCTCGGGGAGGAGGGCGAGCTCGCGCTCCGTCCAGCGGGCGCAGGTCCTAAGCTCCGCCCGGCTTGGGCGGTTCCCCGGCGGGGCGCAGCGCACGGCGGCGGTGAGGTAGACCCCAAAGAGCTTCAGGTCGTCCCCGGGCTCGCTTTCCGGCTTGTTGGCAAGCCCGGCCTGGAAGAGGAGGGGGTAGAGGAAGGCCCCGGAGGCGTCCCCGGTGAAGGGGCGGCCCGTGCGGTTGGAGCCGTGGGCCCCCGGGGCCAGGCCGAAGAGGAGGACCCTGGCCCTAGGGTCCCCAAACCCCGGCACCGGCCTGCCCCAGTAGGGAAAGTCCCGGTAGGCGGCGCGTTTTTTCCTGGCCACCTCCTCCCGGTGGGCGACCAGCCTTGGGCAGAGGCGGCAGGCGGAAAGCTCTTGGTAAAGGGCCTCCAGGTCCGCTTCCATGCTTAGAGGGGGATGTTGTCGTGCTTTTTGAAGGGCCGCTCCTCCTTCTTCGTCCAGAGCATCTCCAGGTGGCGGAAGAGGACGGCCCGGGTATGCTCGGGGCTGATGATGTCGTCAATGTACCCCCGGGCCGCGGCCACGTAGGGGTTGTCAAAGGCCTGGCGGTACTCCTCGATCTTCCGCCTGCGGGTTTCCTCGGGGTTGGGGGAGGACTGGATCTCCTTGCGGAAGACGATGTTGGCCGCCCCCTCGGCCCCCATCACCGCCACCGCCGCGGTGGGCCAGGCCAGGACCACGTCCGCCCCCATGTCCTTGGAGTTCATGGCCAGGTAGGCCCCCCCGTAGGCCTTGCGCACGATGAGGGTGATCTTGGGCACCGTGGCCTCAGCGTAGGCGAAGAGCATCTTGGCCCCGTGGCGGATGATGCCCCCGTGCTCCTGGGCCACCCCGGGGAGGAAGCCCGTGACGTCCACCAGGGTGAGGATGGGGATGTTGAAGGCGTCCATGGTGCGGATGAAGCGGGCGGCCTTGTCCGAGGCGTGGATGTCCAGGGCCCCGGCCATGAAGCGGGGGTTGTTGGCCACCACCCCCACGGGGTAGCCCCCAAGCCGCCCCAGGCCCACGATGATGTTGCGGGCGAAGCGGGGTTGGATCTCCAGGAACTCCCCGCCGTCCAGAAGGGTGCGGATCACCTGGTGCATGTTGTAGGGGCGCTTGGCGTCGGGGTGGACGATGTCCATAAGCTCCGGGGTGGGGCGGAGGGGGTCGTCCTTTGGGGCCAGCACGGGGGGCTTTTCCCGGCTGTTTTGGGGCAGGTAGGAGAGGAGCTTGCGGATGAGCTCCAGGACCTCCAGGTCGTCCTTCCCCTCCAGGTGGGCCACCCCGCTTTTCTCCATGTGCACGTCGGCCCCGCCCAGCTCCTCAAAGCTCACCTCCTCCCGGGTCACGCTCTTGATGACCTCGGGGCCGGTGATGAACATGTAGCTCGTCCCCCGGCTCATGAGGACGAAGTCCGTCATGGCCGGGCTGTAGACCGCCCCCCCGGCGCAGGGGCCCAGGATGGCGGAGATCTGGGGCACCACCCCGGAATAGAGGGCGTTGCGGTAGAAGACCTCCCCGTAGCCCGAGAGGCTATCCACCCCCTCCTGGATGCGGGCCCCCGCGGAGTCGTTCAGGCCGATGATGGGGGCCCCCACCTTGGCCGCCAGGTCCATGAGGCTGGCGATCTTGCGGCCGTGCATCTTGCCCAAGGACCCCCCCAGGACGGTGAAGTCCTGGCTGAAGACGAAGACCCGCCGCCCCCCGATGGTGCCGTAGCCCGTCACCACCCCGTCCGCGGGGGCCTCGAGGCCCTCCATGAGCCCGGTTTCCAAATGCTCCACGAAGGGCATGAGCTCCACGAAGCTCCCGGGGTCCAGGAGGTGTTCTATCCGCTCCCGGGCGGTGAGTTTGCCCTGCTGGTGCTGTTTTTTTATGCGCTCTTCCCCCCCGCCCAGGAGGATTTTTTTCCTTCTTTCCTCCAGTTCCGCCAGGAGTTCATCCAGGATGAGCCGGGCGTTGTCCGCCATACGGCCCGCATGATACTATGACGAGACTCCCCGGGCCTACGCCGGGGAAGGAAAGGAGGGGTTCCATGAAAAGGTGGCTTTTCGGCGTGTCCTTGGTCCTGCTCCTCCTTCTGGCCTTCGTGGGGTACCGGGGGTACGTGGCCCTGGGGCGCCTCGAGGCGCGGGTGGCGGCCCTGGAGGAGCGCCTTTCTGCCCAGGAGGAGGCCCTAAAGACCTTGGGGGGCCGGGTGGCGGACCTGGAAAAGGAGGTGCTCCAGGCCCCTGCCGAGCCCCTGGCCCTGCCCCAGCCCCCCGAGGCCCCCGCGCCCCCCGCCTGGCCCTACGTGCTTGGGGCCTTGGTGGTGGCCCTCCTCCTTTACCTCCTTTTCCGCCTGCTCCTGCCTTCGCGCCCCGCCTCCCTTAAGGAGGGAAAGGGCGCCTCTTTCGCCGAGGAGCTCCAGGAGGAAAAGCGCATGGAGGAGGAGGGCGCTCCCCCTAAGCCTGAGGACCGGAGTTAAGTGCCCCGCCGAAGCCTTCGCTTCGGCGGGGGCCCCAAGGGTCTTAGTCTTTCAGCTTCTTCACCGCCTGGATCAGGGCGGGCAGGACCTGGTGCACGTCCCCCACGATGCCGTAGTCCGCGTGCTTGAAGATGGGGGCCTCGGGGTCCTTGTTCACCGCTACGATGTACTTGCTCTTGTTCATCCCGGCGAGGTGCTGCACCGCCCCGGAAACCCCCAGGGCGATGTAGAGGGTGGGCTGCACGGTCTTGCCCGTCTGGCCCACCTGCTCGCCGTAGGGGCGCCAGCCCGCGTCCACCACCGCCCGGGTGGCCCCCACCGCGCCCCCGAGGAGGGCGGCGAGCTCCTCTATGGCCTTGAAGGCCTCCGCGCTCCCCATGCCCCGGCCCCCCGTGACCACCACGTCCGCCTCGGCGAGGGAGACCCCCTTCTTCTCCTCCTGGATCTTCTCCAGGACCTCCACCGTTTCCACCGGCGGGAGGGGGAGGGCCTCCACCCGGCCTTCCCCTTTGGGCTCGGCGGGGGGGGTGGTGTTGGGCTTCACGGTGAGCACCACCGGGAGGGCGGCCTTCACCTTTTGGGTTACCCGGTTCAGGTAGGCGTAGCGGGTGGCGTAGACCTCGCCCCCCTCGGCCCAGGACTCCAGGGTGTCCTCCAGAAGCCCCGCCCCCAGGGCGAAGGCCACCCGGCCCAGGTAGGTGCGGGACTGGCGGGAGGAGGGGGCAACCACGGCCTTAGCCCCCTTCTTGGCCGCCTCCAAAACGGCCTTGGCCCAGCGCTCCGCGGTGTAGGGGCCGGCCTCCACGGTGTAGAGGAGGTCCACGTACCTGCGGGCCTCCTCCGCCACTCCGCCCAGGCCCTCCCCGATGAGGACCCCCGCCACCTCGCCCCCCAAGGCCTCCTGGAGCCGGTAGGCCCGGGCGAGGGCCTCGAGGCTCCCCTTTCTCAGCCGGTTTCCGTCGTGGTCCAGCACCACCAGGATCATGGCCACCTCCTAGATCACCTTGGCCTCTTCGTGGAGGAGCCGGACCAGCTCCTCCGCCGCGGCCACGGGGTCCTTGCCGTCCAGGATCTTTCCGAGCCTGGCCTTTTCCTGGATGGTCTCCTCCAGGAGGGCCACCTTGGGGCTCACCTGGGCGGCCACCTTGCGGATCTCCTTTTTCTTGGCCTTCATGATGCCGGGGAGGGTGGGGTAGCGGGGCTCGTTCAGGCCCTGCTGGGTGGTGAAGACCGCGGGGAGCCGCACCCGCACCCACTCCGCCCCCTCGTCCAGGTCGTGCTTGGCCCGGGCGGTTTCGCCTTCCAGCTCGAGGGCGGTGGTCCAGGCCACCACCGGCACCCCCAGGGCCTCCGCCAGGGCGCCCCCCAGGGCTTGGCTGTCCCAGTCCGCCTGCTGCCCCCCGGTGAGGACGAGGGTGGGGGCCTCCTCCCGGAGCACGGGGGCCAGGGCCTCCGCCACCGCCACGGGGTCGGCGTAGCCCTCATGGACCACGTGCACCCCCCGGTCCATGCCCATGGCCAAGGCGGTGCGGATGGCCTCCTCCACCCGCTCAGGGCCAAAGCCCACCACCACGGCCTCCCCCCCGTGCTTCTCCTTCAGCCGCAGGGCCTCCTCCACCGCGTACTCGTCCATCTGGTCCAGGATGAGGGTGGCCCCCGAGAGGTCCACCCGCCCCCCCTGGACCTTGAGCCTGCTCTCCCCGTCGGGGACCTGCCGGATCACCGCGATGAACTTCATCTCCTCGCCTCCTATTCCGCCAGGATGTGCCTGGCGATGATGAGCCTCTGGATCTCGTTGGTGCCCTCGTAGATCTGGTTGAGCTTCACGTCCCTGAGGAGCTTTTCCACCGGGTATTCCCGCACGTAGCCGTAGCCCCCGTGGATCTGGATGGCCTGGTTGGCGGCCTCAAAGGCCACCTCCGAGGCGTAGGCCTTGGCGATGGCGCTGGCGTGGGCGTGGGGTAGGCCCTGGTCCGCCAGCCAGGCGGCGTAGTAGGTGTAGGCGCGGGCGGTTTCAATCCCGATGAGGATGTCCGCCAGCTTGAACTGGATGGCCTGGAAGTTCGCGATCTTCTGCCCGAAGGCCTCCCGTTCCTTGGCGTACTTCACCGCCTCGTCCAGGGCGCGCCGGGCCACCCCCACGCTCCCTGCGGCCACGGGGATGCGGGTCTTGTTCAGGGTCTGCATGGCGATCTTGAACCCCTCGCCCTCCTCCCCCAGGCGGTTTTCCACCGGCACCTCCACGTTCTCAAACACGAGCTCGTAGGTGCCCGAGGCCCGCTGGCCCATCTTCCCGTGGATCTTGATGGCCTTGAAGCCGGGGGTGCCCCGCTCCACCACCAGGGCCACCACCCCCTTGTGCCGGAGCTCGGGGTTCAGGGTGGCGAAGACCACCACCCACTCCGCCTCGCCCCCGTTGGAGATCCACATCTTGGTGCCGTTCAGGATGTACCGGTCCCCTTGGCGGACGGCCCTAGTCCTAAGGGCGGCCGCGTCCGAGCCGTTTCCGGGCTCTGAGAGGGCGAAGGCGGCCAGGGCGGGCTTTTCCGTGAGGGGCTTCAGGAAGCGCCGCTTCTGCTCCTCTGTGCCGGCAAGGAGCACGGGGGTGATGCCCAGGTCGCTGGCCATGGGGATGGTGTAGATGCCCATGCACCCGTAGGCCAGCTCCTCCCCCACGATGACCTCGTCCAGCATCTTGAGGCCCATCCCGCCGTATTCCTCGGGGATGATGGCGTTGAGGAGGCCCACTTCGTGGAGCTTCTCTATCACCGGCCAGGGGACCTCTTCCTTTTCGTCGTACTCCCGGGCCACGGGGAGGATGACCTCCTTGGCGAAGCGCCGGGCCAGGGCCTGGAGCTGTTTCTGCTCCTCGGTGAGGCTGAAATCTATGGCCATCCTGACCTCCTTGGGGCCCCCGGGCGGGCCTCCCTTTGACCAAGTCTAAGATTTTCGCCCCGCCCTTGCAACCCCGGCCCCATGCTACCATGGGGGCAGATGCGGCTTTCTGGAGCCCTTTCCGTCCTCGGGCGCTTTCAGCGGGCTCTTCTCAAGGACCTCGAGCCCACCCAGATCCTGAGAAACCTCCTGGAAGTGGCCACGGAGGAGGGGGCGGAGCGGGCGGCCCTGTTCCTCTACCACCCCGAGACCCGGGAGCTGGTGGGGGAGGTGGCCTCGGGCCGGGGGCGGCACTACACGGTCTCGGCCATCGCCCTGCCCCTCTACCGGAAGGGGGAGGTGCAGGAGGCCTTTTTCTCCGAGGGGCCGGTGAAGCGGGGCGAGGAGTGGCTCCTTCCCGTGGTGGGGGAGGAGGGGGACTACTGCTGGGCCGACCCCGAGGCGCGGTGCACCCAGCGCCCCCGCGCAAGCCGGGAAAGCCGCCCCCTCATCTGCCCCTCCTGCCCCCGCTTTGCCGCCAAAGGGGTGCTGAGCCTGGAGGGGGTCCCCGAGCCCCTAAAGCCCCTCCTTCCCCTCTTGGCCCAGCTCACCGCCTTGGCCCTGAAAAACGCCCACCTCCTGAAGGAGCGGGACGGGGCCCTGGCCCGGCTTGCCCGCCAGGCGGAGGCCCTGGCCCACGTCACCGCCCTCTCCCGGGAGATCGCCCGCTCCCTGGAGCCCGACGCCGTGCTGGAAACCCTGGCCCGGGCCCTGAAGGAGCGCTTCGGGTTCTACCGGGTCACCGTGGCCCTGGCCCGGGACGGGGTCCTCCAGGGCCACCTCACCCTCAAGGGGGAGGCCCTCTACTGGACGGAAGGGAGGAGCCGCATTCGCTTAAGCCTCGCCTCCTCCCCCGACCCCCTGGCCCGGGCGGTGCGGGAGGGCAAAACCCTCCTCCTCTCCCGGGAGGAGCTCCCTGAGCCCTTGAGGGGGGAGATGGGCGCCACGGTGGCCTTCGTGCCCATCCTGGCGGAGGGGGAGGCCCTGGGGGCGTTGGCCGTGGACCACGGGCCTGGGGGGCCGGGGGTGAGCGAGGAGGAGGTGCGCTACCTGGAGCTCCTCTCGGGGGTGGCGGGGGTGGCCCTGAGGAACGCCCAGCTTTACCGGGAGAAGACCGCGCTCTCCTTAGCCCTGGCCTCGGAGCGGAAGCGGCTTTCGGAGGTGCTGGAGGAGCTCCCCGACGGGGTGGTGGTCCTCTTTGGGGAGCGGGGCTTCGCCAACGCCCGGGCCCGGGAGGCTTTGGGGGTGGGGGCGGAGGTGGGCCTGGCGGAGCTTCCCCTGGCCCTGGGCCCCGCCCTTTCCGGGGGGCGGACGGAGCTCCTTCTGGGGGGCCAGGCCTATAGCGTCCGGGGGCGCAGGCTTTCGGGCTTCAGCGTTCTCGTGCTCCACGACATCAGCGAGCGGGCCCGCATGGAAAAGGCCCTGAGGGATCAGGTGGCCTTTACCCAGGCCCTGGTGGACCTGGCCCAGGCCGCCCTGGCGGAGGGGCGCCTCGAGGCCCTGGCGGCGCGCATCGCCGAGCGGCTTCGGGGCCTTTTCGGGGCGGAGGAGGCCTTCCTGGCCGCGGAGGAGGGGGGGGCGTTGCGCCCCCTCTACACCACCTGCCCCCTGCCCCCTGGGGGCCTTCCCCGGCCCAACCTCCTGGAACGGGCCATGGAGGAGGGGAAGCCTTTGGGGGTGGAGGCCTTGGGCCGGGCGGACTGCGCCCTGGCGGAGGCCTTGGGCCTGAAATCGGCCCTCGTCATCCCCTTCCGGGCGGGGGGGTTTAGGGGCGGCCTCCTTCTCGGCTACAAGCGGCCCCGGCGTTTCGGCAAGGCCTTGGATCGGCTCGGCCAGCTCTCCGCCCTCCTGGCCCTGGTGCTGGAAAAGGCCCGCTTCCTGGAGCGCCTCGAGGCGGAGGAGGTGCGCCTCAGGGCCCTATTGGAAAACGCCCAGGACGTGGTCTACGTCCTGGACAGGGAGGGGTATATCCGCTTCGTGAGCGAAAGCGTCCGCCCGGTCCTCGGCTACGACCCCGAGGGGCACAAGAAGGCCCCCCTGAACGCCCTGGACTTCGTCCACCCCGAGGACCGCCCCCTGGCCGAGAGCCTCTTCCGGGAGCTTTTGGCCCATGGGGGGGAGGTGCGCTCGGCGGCGTTCCGCGTCCTCCACGCCTCGGGGGAGCCCATCCCCATGGAGGCCTTCGGCCGGAACCTCCTCCACGACCCCCGGGTGGGGGGGGTGGTGGTCACCCTGCGGGACTTAAGGCCCCACCTGGAGGCGGAGCGGCTCAAAGGGGAGTTCATCGCCGCGGTGAGCCACGAGCTCAGGACCCCTCTGGCGGTGATCATGGGCCTGGCGGAGCTTCTCAAGGAGGAGGGCCTTTCCCCTTCCGCAGAGGAGTCCGTAGAGCTCATCCTGGAAAGCGCCTTCCGCCTCAAGACCATGGTGGACAACCTCCTGGACACGAGCCGCTTGGAGGCCGGCCGCTTTGAGGTGAACCGGCGGCCTGTGCACCTGGCCCCCCTTCTAAGAGACCTGGCCCGGAGCTTTTCCGGGGTGGCCCGGCTTTCGGGGGTGGGCTTTTCGGTGGAGGTGGAGGAGCTTCCCCTTTTCCTCGCCGACCCCGACCGGGTGGTGCAGGTGGTGGGGAACCTCTTGAGTAACGC of the Thermus oshimai DSM 12092 genome contains:
- the polX gene encoding DNA polymerase/3'-5' exonuclease PolX; the protein is MRNEELAQVFEEIALMSEFLGDNPFRVRAYLEAARTLRDLDIPIETVAQKGKEALLELPGIGPDLAEKILEFLATGRVKKHQELLAQVPRGVLAVMAVPGVGPKTARQLYEALGIDSLEGLKEALERGDLLKLKGFGPKKAERIREGLDLLQATGRRRPLGAVLSFARNFLEEIRALPGVEKAELCGSARRYKETVGDLDYLAASPTPERVVEGFVRLKGVARVYAKGEERATVFLKDGLQVDLRVVPPESFGSGLQYLTGSKDHSIRLRALAQEKGLKLSEYGVFRGEERLAGATEEEVYAALGLPWIPPPLRENRGEVEAALKGELPVLLAPEDIRGDLQVHSTYSDGKNTLEELWRAAKALGYEYLAVTDHSPAVRVAGGPSPEAALKRIEAIRRFNETHGPPYLLAGAEVDIHKDGGLDYPDWVLRELDIVLVSIHSHFKLSKAEQTKRLLKALESPFVHVLAHPTARLLGRRPPIEADWEAVFAKARAQGVAVEIDGYYDRMDLPDDLARLAYGMGLWVSLSTDAHQTDHLRYMELAVGTAQRAWIGKERVLNTLPYEKLMAWLKARRGV
- a CDS encoding uracil-DNA glycosylase; its protein translation is MEADLEALYQELSACRLCPRLVAHREEVARKKRAAYRDFPYWGRPVPGFGDPRARVLLFGLAPGAHGSNRTGRPFTGDASGAFLYPLLFQAGLANKPESEPGDDLKLFGVYLTAAVRCAPPGNRPSRAELRTCARWTERELALLPEVRVYLALGHIAHEALLEHFGLKKAHFPFAHGRIHPLPGGKYLLDSYHVSRQNTQTGRLTKEMFLQVLEEAKRLAGL
- a CDS encoding acyl-CoA carboxylase subunit beta — translated: MADNARLILDELLAELEERRKKILLGGGEERIKKQHQQGKLTARERIEHLLDPGSFVELMPFVEHLETGLMEGLEAPADGVVTGYGTIGGRRVFVFSQDFTVLGGSLGKMHGRKIASLMDLAAKVGAPIIGLNDSAGARIQEGVDSLSGYGEVFYRNALYSGVVPQISAILGPCAGGAVYSPAMTDFVLMSRGTSYMFITGPEVIKSVTREEVSFEELGGADVHMEKSGVAHLEGKDDLEVLELIRKLLSYLPQNSREKPPVLAPKDDPLRPTPELMDIVHPDAKRPYNMHQVIRTLLDGGEFLEIQPRFARNIIVGLGRLGGYPVGVVANNPRFMAGALDIHASDKAARFIRTMDAFNIPILTLVDVTGFLPGVAQEHGGIIRHGAKMLFAYAEATVPKITLIVRKAYGGAYLAMNSKDMGADVVLAWPTAAVAVMGAEGAANIVFRKEIQSSPNPEETRRRKIEEYRQAFDNPYVAAARGYIDDIISPEHTRAVLFRHLEMLWTKKEERPFKKHDNIPL
- a CDS encoding electron transfer flavoprotein subunit alpha/FixB family protein, which translates into the protein MILVVLDHDGNRLRKGSLEALARAYRLQEALGGEVAGVLIGEGLGGVAEEARRYVDLLYTVEAGPYTAERWAKAVLEAAKKGAKAVVAPSSRQSRTYLGRVAFALGAGLLEDTLESWAEGGEVYATRYAYLNRVTQKVKAALPVVLTVKPNTTPPAEPKGEGRVEALPLPPVETVEVLEKIQEEKKGVSLAEADVVVTGGRGMGSAEAFKAIEELAALLGGAVGATRAVVDAGWRPYGEQVGQTGKTVQPTLYIALGVSGAVQHLAGMNKSKYIVAVNKDPEAPIFKHADYGIVGDVHQVLPALIQAVKKLKD
- a CDS encoding electron transfer flavoprotein subunit beta/FixA family protein, producing the protein MKFIAVIRQVPDGESRLKVQGGRVDLSGATLILDQMDEYAVEEALRLKEKHGGEAVVVGFGPERVEEAIRTALAMGMDRGVHVVHEGYADPVAVAEALAPVLREEAPTLVLTGGQQADWDSQALGGALAEALGVPVVAWTTALELEGETARAKHDLDEGAEWVRVRLPAVFTTQQGLNEPRYPTLPGIMKAKKKEIRKVAAQVSPKVALLEETIQEKARLGKILDGKDPVAAAEELVRLLHEEAKVI
- a CDS encoding acyl-CoA dehydrogenase family protein, coding for MAIDFSLTEEQKQLQALARRFAKEVILPVAREYDEKEEVPWPVIEKLHEVGLLNAIIPEEYGGMGLKMLDEVIVGEELAYGCMGIYTIPMASDLGITPVLLAGTEEQKRRFLKPLTEKPALAAFALSEPGNGSDAAALRTRAVRQGDRYILNGTKMWISNGGEAEWVVVFATLNPELRHKGVVALVVERGTPGFKAIKIHGKMGQRASGTYELVFENVEVPVENRLGEEGEGFKIAMQTLNKTRIPVAAGSVGVARRALDEAVKYAKEREAFGQKIANFQAIQFKLADILIGIETARAYTYYAAWLADQGLPHAHASAIAKAYASEVAFEAANQAIQIHGGYGYVREYPVEKLLRDVKLNQIYEGTNEIQRLIIARHILAE
- a CDS encoding ATP-binding protein; the encoded protein is MRLSGALSVLGRFQRALLKDLEPTQILRNLLEVATEEGAERAALFLYHPETRELVGEVASGRGRHYTVSAIALPLYRKGEVQEAFFSEGPVKRGEEWLLPVVGEEGDYCWADPEARCTQRPRASRESRPLICPSCPRFAAKGVLSLEGVPEPLKPLLPLLAQLTALALKNAHLLKERDGALARLARQAEALAHVTALSREIARSLEPDAVLETLARALKERFGFYRVTVALARDGVLQGHLTLKGEALYWTEGRSRIRLSLASSPDPLARAVREGKTLLLSREELPEPLRGEMGATVAFVPILAEGEALGALAVDHGPGGPGVSEEEVRYLELLSGVAGVALRNAQLYREKTALSLALASERKRLSEVLEELPDGVVVLFGERGFANARAREALGVGAEVGLAELPLALGPALSGGRTELLLGGQAYSVRGRRLSGFSVLVLHDISERARMEKALRDQVAFTQALVDLAQAALAEGRLEALAARIAERLRGLFGAEEAFLAAEEGGALRPLYTTCPLPPGGLPRPNLLERAMEEGKPLGVEALGRADCALAEALGLKSALVIPFRAGGFRGGLLLGYKRPRRFGKALDRLGQLSALLALVLEKARFLERLEAEEVRLRALLENAQDVVYVLDREGYIRFVSESVRPVLGYDPEGHKKAPLNALDFVHPEDRPLAESLFRELLAHGGEVRSAAFRVLHASGEPIPMEAFGRNLLHDPRVGGVVVTLRDLRPHLEAERLKGEFIAAVSHELRTPLAVIMGLAELLKEEGLSPSAEESVELILESAFRLKTMVDNLLDTSRLEAGRFEVNRRPVHLAPLLRDLARSFSGVARLSGVGFSVEVEELPLFLADPDRVVQVVGNLLSNAFKFTPPGGEVRLSARATEEAVVLEVADTGPGIPKEDLPRLFQRYARAKNAEKRGVSGTGLGLFISKHIVEAHGGRIEVETEEGKGSRFRVILPLYGPDPPH